The Oncorhynchus clarkii lewisi isolate Uvic-CL-2024 chromosome 31, UVic_Ocla_1.0, whole genome shotgun sequence genome includes the window GTCAATATGCACAAAGATTTAGCAAATTCTCTGAAGTGTCATAAATAAAATCTAGATCATATTTTGACAGGTTGCACATCAATCATGCATTTCCTGTATTGtttagatgttttttttaaataaaaaaataaaacttaCTTTCTGATTCATAGGCTACCATCTCAGTTCTTACTTGGCACTGGAATTTATTTTTTGGGCTAGAGCCCTGCCGCTAATGCCAAGTAACTTTCTAtttaaatttatttatttatttattgcataAAAGTTATATTTATCACAATTTGACTTTGTTCATAACGCCTAGatcaagcacccccccccccccccccccatatcgcccagctctagCGTCACATAAGGCAGAGTGTGTTGACCTGGAATAGTTGTCCTCTGAGCCCCTCTCATCTGGGTCTCCCTCGTCAGTGCGCTCGTAGCTCAGGATGTCCGAGGGCACATCGTGGATCTGGACACTGGGGGAATGGTTCAACATCTTCAAGTTCTCAAAGACCGTCGAACGGATCTGCTCCAGGTACTAAACAAGCACAAGATGGAGATAAATGACTTACACCATGGAGAGAATTATGTTTGAATTGTTAAAACAGTATGTAGACTGTGgttcagaaagagagagggaggaccgcATGCTGTATGTCCTCAAACTGACCTGTCGGGAGTTCTGGTTCTCTATCCTGGTGCTGACATCTGGGTGGAGTGTGAAGTCTGGGGCAAAATACTCAAAGTACtctgggaggggtgaggagagaaaaTTAGCAAATGGAAAAAAACAGTGGCAGAAGAGCTTAGGCTTGCTCGCTTACCGCTATAGGGCAGCTCATCACTAATTGGCTCATCAACCAGGAGCGAGGTCTCATAGGTCCTGGAATAGAAGAGCAACAGAGTTCATTCTTAAGTGTTTCCTTATACACTGTAAGAATGTTCTCTTGGTTTCCATCAAAAACAACTGTCGCCTAATCTCCCCACTATAGTCAAGATACAGCACTGAGAGAAATGAGCCCTCACCAGCATCTGGCCACGTTGCGTACTGTGTACCCTCCTCCTCCCAGTACCAGCAGGGGAATCCTGAAGCTCTTCACAAACTCCACACACTCCCTATAGAAAGCATATACCCTGGGTGAGACAGTTTACCATAACCTGACTCCTGTGTTAACCAAATCCTGTACCAATGTCTCTATAATCCCTTAAATTTGCTCTCCTACCAACAGGTGGCAGTACATCCTCATAGAGTACATTGAATTCCATCCTCCAAACATGTATCCTTATCTCTATTAAGACACTTACCCATAAAGCTGTATTCAAagtccatttaagaatgatgtaagTGTTGGTGAGGGTTATAATGTATTATTTATTGAGCAAGACACCTACCCATGGCCTCGTATACTGAGGTTGAAGCACCCTAATCTGTCACAGCCCAGAGAGTCAGCCCCACACTGTCAATGACAAAAGGTGCATGTGAGTCCCATTCTCAATACCACAATTCATGCAAAATACCACTGATGATCTCTGGCTGCCAAATTATCACCTGAAGAACGATACAGGTTGGCTGGTAGAAGTCCACCACTTGCTTGATGACTGGCTGAAAGAGTTGCCTGTAGCCTAAAACAAAGTGAAATGTTAAGGTATTGGACACATGGAAGATAATTCATCCTTTCAATAATTTTAGATATTGACAAAGTGATATAATTGAACCCCTATCAAAAATAAGGAAACGCCTTGTTGGATATTATCCTGCATACTATCAGACCTTCTGAACTGTAACAGCCATCAGATAGATGTCAATAGTTTAGAGTGCAGGTAAACTAACAGTCAGGCAGCATAACATCTGATAATAGCACTCCCCAGAGACATCTCAATGGCCTCAGTCTAATAGCATTATCAGATTGAAGCGCCAGAGAGCCAGCCTGAGTGGGAGATCCAGGAAGGACACTACTCACTCTGGTCATCGATCCCATCCCGGAGAGGCACGTTCAGGCAATAGTACCGGCCACTCTCAGCCCCTACCTCATACATGTCACCTATGGGACAAAACAGACAAGATTTGTTTAACAAATAATAAGCTCATTAAGACAACCTCTATTGTCCCATAGAGATATTCAATCATTTAGTCATTAAGacaaactcaaatcaaattttattggtcacatacacatggttagcagatgttaatgtgtcTAGTTCAGAcagcgcagtaatatctaacaagtaatctaacaattccccaacaactacctaatacgcacaaatctaaaggggtgaatgagaatatgtacatatacgtATATTGATGAGCGATGGcggagcggcataggcaaggtgcaatagatgtatatatactgtattttataccatgtGATATGAgcaatgtaagatatgtaaacatgattaaagtggcattgtttaaagtgactaatgatccatttattaaagtgtccagtcattgggtctcaatgtaggcagcagtctCTCTGAGTTagtaatggctgtttagcagtctggtggccttgagatacagtgggggaaaaaagtattgagtcagccaccaattgtgcaagttctccctcttaaaaagatgggcgaggcctgtaattttcatcataggtacacttcaactatgacagacaaaatttttaaaaaaaggtatggctaggccactccaggaccttgaaatgcttcttacgaagccactccttcattgcccgggcggtgtgtttgggatcattgtcatgctgaaagacccagccacgtttcatcttcaatgcccttgctgatggaaggaggttttcactcaaaatctcacgatacatggccccattcattctttcctttacacggatcagtcgtcctggtccctttgcagaaaaacagccccaaagcatgatgtttcaaCCCCCATgcgtcacagtaggtatggtgttctttggatgcaactcagcattctttgtcctccaaacacgacgagttgagtttttaccaaaaagttatattttggtttcatctgaccatatgacattctcccaatcttcttctggatcatccaaatgctctctagcaaacttcagacgggcctggacatgtactgattaagcagggggacacgtctggcactgcaggatttgagtccctggcggcgtagtgtgttactgatggtaggctttgttactttggtcccagctctctgcaggtcattcactaggtccccccccgtgtggttctgggatttttgctcaccgttcttgtgatcattttgaccccacggggtgagatcttgcgtggagccccagatcgagggagattatcagtggtcttgtatgtcttccatttcctaataattgctcccacagttgatttattcaaaccaagctgcttacctattgaagattcagtcttcccagcctggtgcaggtctacaattttgtttctggtgtcctttgacagctctttgttcTTGGCcaaagtggagtttggagtgtgactgtttgaggttgtggacaggtgtcttttatactgataacaagttcaaacaggtgccattaatacaggtaacgagtggaggacagaggagcctcttaaagaagaagttacatgtctgtgagagccagaaatcttgcttgtttgtaggtgaccaaatacttattttccaccataatttgcaaataaattcataaaaaatccttccatgtgattttctggattttttttctctcattttgtctgtcatagttgaagtgtacctatgatgaaaattacaggcctctctcctctttttaagtgggagaacttgcacaattggtggctgactaaatacttttttgccccactgtagaagctgtttttcaatctctctgtctcaacTGTATCTGTATTTCTGGTTTTAACAGATACTCATATGGCTTGTCTTACCTGTCCCTGGAAAGAAGTAGTTCCCGTACTTGTGGAAGGATACAGTCATGACCCGATCAGTCAGGTAGAAGGCTTCCTGCACCCCATCACCATGGTGAATGTCAATGTCTATGTACAACACACGCGGGTGGTACCTAAAGGGACATTTACATTATTAGTTGTTAGAGATCCTTAGCGGGACGTGAACCCCGAAATGGACAAAAACATAATAAAAGactgtaggggtgctttgctctTACTTCAGAAGCTCCAGTATACTGATGACAATGTCATTCACATAGCAAAATCCAGAGGCCTGAAAACCAAAACAAATGAAATCATGATATCAAAGAGCTGTACATAAGCAGGTGACCAGAGGCCGTAGAAATAAATTGTCTTGACAAAGAAACAAATGTTGCATAATTCTTACCTCAAATTTCTTAGCATGATGAAGACCCCCAGCCCAGTTGATGGCGATGTCACATATCTGCAAAGCAACGGTCCCGATCATTGATCAAATATAAATCTGGTCAACAATTTACCTAGCTGTATAAATTGCTGAATGGGTCTTAATAAATATGTCCGATCCGTAAATAGAATACATTTATAACAGAAAATAAGCTGACTGCTGGGGAGGGGGGCATACCTTGTGGTTTAGCTGTGTCGCTCCCTGTAGAGATGCTCCTGTATACCTGGAGCAGAACTCAAACAGGCCTGGGAATACAGGGCTGACAGAGGACACGTTACCTTTATACAGGCCACATAGATAGATCAACAGCTGCACATTACACTGATCATAATATTACATGAGTCAAAAGAACATCCTCCTGGGTGGAGCAGTGGTCTaggacactgcatcgcagtgctagctgtgccaccagagactctgggttcgagccggGAGGTctatggggcgacgcacaattgacctagtgtcgtctgggttagggaggatttggtcggtagggatatccttgtctcatcgtgcactagcgactcctgtggagtcgccaggtgcatggtgtttcctccgacacattggtgcggatgGCTTCCGGTTGGATGCGCGCT containing:
- the LOC139390609 gene encoding histone deacetylase 3-like isoform X1; amino-acid sequence: MSNRTAYFYDPDVGNFHYGAGHPMKPHRLSLTHSLVLHYGLYKKMQVFKPYKASQHDMCRFHSEDYIDFLQKVSPNNMQGFTKSLNTFNVGDDCPVFPGLFEFCSRYTGASLQGATQLNHKICDIAINWAGGLHHAKKFEASGFCYVNDIVISILELLKYHPRVLYIDIDIHHGDGVQEAFYLTDRVMTVSFHKYGNYFFPGTGDMYEVGAESGRYYCLNVPLRDGIDDQSYRQLFQPVIKQVVDFYQPTCIVLQCGADSLGCDRLGCFNLSIRGHGECVEFVKSFRIPLLVLGGGGYTVRNVARCWTYETSLLVDEPISDELPYSEYFEYFAPDFTLHPDVSTRIENQNSRQYLEQIRSTVFENLKMLNHSPSVQIHDVPSDILSYERTDEGDPDERGSEDNYSRPEAANEFYDGDHDNDKESDVEI
- the LOC139390609 gene encoding histone deacetylase 3-like isoform X2; translation: MASTKRCRFLNHTKPHNMTCADSTQKITLTFCRRSAPTICRVSQRVSTPLMLGTTGNVSSVSPVFPGLFEFCSRYTGASLQGATQLNHKICDIAINWAGGLHHAKKFEASGFCYVNDIVISILELLKYHPRVLYIDIDIHHGDGVQEAFYLTDRVMTVSFHKYGNYFFPGTGDMYEVGAESGRYYCLNVPLRDGIDDQSYRQLFQPVIKQVVDFYQPTCIVLQCGADSLGCDRLGCFNLSIRGHGECVEFVKSFRIPLLVLGGGGYTVRNVARCWTYETSLLVDEPISDELPYSEYFEYFAPDFTLHPDVSTRIENQNSRQYLEQIRSTVFENLKMLNHSPSVQIHDVPSDILSYERTDEGDPDERGSEDNYSRPEAANEFYDGDHDNDKESDVEI